In Bacteroidales bacterium, a single genomic region encodes these proteins:
- a CDS encoding cation transporter has product MAHSHEHTTQKNYGKAFAIGIGLNIAFVAVEIFYGLLANSSALLADAGHNASDVLSLIFAWAAIRLASIKPKGKYTYGLRKTTILVSILNALLLFGAVIAIGWDAVGKFKNPEPVAGTQVMIVAGIGVVINTITALLFMKGQKDDLNIKGAFLHMAADAGVSLGVVAAGLLINLTGIQWIDPVMSFIIILVILWGTWRLFTDSIDLALDAVPKQIKLDKVRNFLLSQNGVNDIHDLHVWAMSTNQIALTAHLIMPKGFNDEFISELQKKLEHEFGIGHTTFQIENERIEKECKTDC; this is encoded by the coding sequence ATGGCACATTCGCATGAACATACAACTCAAAAAAATTACGGAAAAGCTTTTGCCATTGGCATAGGTTTAAACATCGCCTTTGTTGCTGTTGAAATATTTTACGGTCTGTTAGCCAACTCATCAGCACTATTAGCCGATGCAGGCCACAACGCCAGCGACGTACTGAGTTTGATTTTTGCCTGGGCTGCAATCAGGCTCGCTTCCATAAAACCAAAAGGAAAGTACACATACGGACTTCGCAAAACAACCATTCTTGTATCGATACTCAATGCGTTATTGCTTTTTGGAGCAGTAATAGCAATTGGCTGGGATGCTGTAGGAAAATTCAAAAATCCAGAACCCGTGGCAGGTACGCAAGTGATGATTGTTGCCGGGATAGGCGTAGTAATCAATACCATTACGGCTTTGCTGTTTATGAAAGGCCAAAAAGACGACCTGAACATCAAAGGGGCATTCCTGCACATGGCTGCCGATGCCGGGGTGTCGTTAGGTGTAGTAGCTGCCGGGCTATTGATTAACCTCACCGGAATTCAATGGATTGACCCGGTAATGAGTTTTATCATTATTCTGGTTATTCTTTGGGGTACATGGCGGTTGTTTACTGATTCCATTGATTTAGCGCTGGATGCAGTACCCAAACAAATAAAACTTGATAAAGTACGCAACTTTCTTTTATCCCAAAATGGAGTTAACGATATTCACGATTTACACGTTTGGGCAATGAGTACCAACCAAATAGCTTTAACCGCCCACCTGATAATGCCAAAAGGGTTTAACGATGAATTTATTTCTGAACTGCAGAAGAAACTTGAACACGAATTCGGAATTGGACACACAACCTTTCAAATTGAGAATGAAAGGATTGAAAAGGAATGTAAAACTGATTGTTGA